DNA from Candidatus Gorgyraea atricola:
ATTACCTCTAAAAAAGGGAGTTTTTTTAGAATTAACGTTATAGATATAAGCACATTAGGCGCAGCAATGCTTTTCAGGTATTTTCTTCCTGTAGGGCTAATCGTAGAGATAGGGATAGAAGGCCGCCGGTTTGGTTTAAAAAAGGCCATGAAAATAAAAGGAGAAATCCGACATTGTAAACAGATAAGGCCCTTTACCTATAGGTGCGGGATTCAATTTTTAAATTTATCCGATAGATCCAAAAACATCATTGCCCGATTCGTTGCAGAGTCTGGGAAGCGCTAATCCTATCCTAAAAATCCCTTGCTAAAGCCCGTCTATAGGAGTATAATAAAAATATAGCATAAACCAACCAAATATAGCCTTTAGAGATAAGGGAGGCTATTTTTTTACCTGCAATACGCTTAGACTTAAAAAAGCATTATCAAAGGAGGTATGAAATGAGGAAGATAATTAGTTTTGCCATACTTGCAGCTTTCCTGTTTACTAATATTGCACATTCATCGAATCTAAGAGTTCCTAGTAACATAGATAAAAAGCGAACTGATAAAATATCAGATAAGCTAGCTTACAAGAAAATAGCAGAGTGGATTTGTCGTAACTCTCATATTAAGTATCCTAAAATGACAATGGCAAAAATCATGAAAGAATTAAAGGAAGGTAGGGTCATTTTAAACTATCAGGTTAGTCATGATAGCGACATAGAAGAGTTTAGAACTGTTTTTGACAGAGACTTTGGCGATGAAGAATTTACTAATGCCGAATTGAAAAACTCTATATATATAGATTTTCGAAGAGGTATTCTTTCAAATCAGTTATCAGGTAGCTATTTAGAATGGTGGGGAGGCGAACATGGGGATTCTGTTCCTCGCGAGACAGAAAAAAGCATCGTACAGAAAATCCCTGAAGATATTTTAAAATTAGCTTCAGAAAAATTAGGAATAAAAGTTAAGCCTATCTCAGAGGATGGGATTAAGCATCTAGAGCGTGAAACCGATGATTTGGTATCTTGGAAAGCATCTGTTTGGATGAAAGATATTTTAATAATAGAAGAGGCGGATATAGGAAGATATCTACGTTCTCTTGCCAAAAATTCCCCAGTTAAAAACAGAGTTAAGCGAGTTATTGTTAAGAAACTCATAAAACTCTGGGATAAAAGACCAAAGAACATCCCAATTATACGAAAAAAGGCCTTAGAGTTATTTGAGATTGATGAGGTTAATTTTACTTCAATTCTTTTCGTGGATGACGCTCGGATTATTAGGGGATTAATGGAGCTCAATGGAATATCAAAAAATACAGCTGAATTTTATAATTTATTCGATAAAACAGTTAATTCAGGCATAACTCCTAAAGATTGTGAATGGTTAACTAATGAATTGTCTCATATGGAGAAGAGAAAAATTAAATATATTAAAGATAGCAGGAAGAATTTATTCATTTTATCTCTAAAGAACAAGTTTGCTGGAAGATATGGAGAGAGGGATTTTCTTATAGATGTTATTCCAACAATAGCTAAATCAGCAAAAGATATAGGCGAGTTTAATAGAACATGTGAGCGCATTTCAAAATTATATTTAATGTTACCTGATAGTAAGAAAGCTTTTTATTTTGCAGATTTAGTAGAAATAGGAATTCAGACTTTAAATAGTTTATCGGAATTAAACAAAGATTTCGTTGATACAGCAGCAGTTTTGGCAGAAGAGCTGTCAAATGTAACAAGCTTCATTACAAAGAAGCATTTTAAAAAAGCATTTGATTTGCAAAAGCAAGACGGTGGTTTTAAAGTTACAGCTAGCTATACCCCTGCAGAGGTCAAGAGGGAAGAAAGATACGAACCATATGAGTCACTAGGTGATTGGCAGGCTGAAGTAAGCGCAGCAGCTGCCAGCAGTTCATCTGGAAGGGTTGGCCGCGGCAGATACATGAGGCGTAAACTAGATGATGTTGAAATTGTAATTCGGAAGGCAAGCGCTAGAATAAAAATTACTCCTCTTAAAAAGTCTCTACGCGGAAAGCTCGAAGACTCAAAGAAAACAAGGAATAAGACATAATCATCCTGCCCCCACAGGAAAGATAATATTCCCCACAGTCTATAGACTAACTTACCTAATCCCTCTATCATAATACCATGTCCTCTAACTACGATGATCTTATCTTCTTCTGGAAGGGTAAGGGTGTAATCCATGCCATACAAGATAGTAGACGTCCTATTTGGGTACACCCTATTCGTTATAGAA
Protein-coding regions in this window:
- a CDS encoding PilZ domain-containing protein — translated: METRLAPRVNIKAKAVLGIDKDLRLRITSKKGSFFRINVIDISTLGAAMLFRYFLPVGLIVEIGIEGRRFGLKKAMKIKGEIRHCKQIRPFTYRCGIQFLNLSDRSKNIIARFVAESGKR